In Erythrobacter sp. F6033, a single genomic region encodes these proteins:
- a CDS encoding replicative DNA helicase, with translation MADPTPLSLVDSEAETARKLPSNLEAEAAFLGAVLIDNRVIEELQTPIRPDHFFEPLHERIFERVLTLIERNATASPVTLRPYFEADEALKELGGTKYLAQLTANGAGLLAPRELAQQIYDLALLRELVSVGRGLVEGALDTSEETDPMDRISQAEADLFKVAEGAATGNEASTFRDAALTAIKMAEAAMNSGGGLSGKTTGLSTMDSKTAGLHESDLIILAGRPGMGKTSLATNIAFNCAEAHLDWERDGGEFNYGAPAAFFSLEMSADQLATRILAEQAEISSEALRSGKLSREDFQKLSFASQRLSELPLYIDDTPALTIGGLRTRARRLKRRYDIGLIVVDYLQLLQGSGRANDNRVNEISEISRGLKTLAKELSVPVIALSQLSRAVEQREDKRPILSDLRESGSIEQDADMVWFVYRDDYYLEATRPDFPTETSPPDAVEKYRAWEEQYEQVRNKAAVNVAKQRHGSTGIVPLHFQAEYTKFTSPNIKDYSDWGEG, from the coding sequence ATGGCTGATCCCACACCTCTCTCGCTTGTCGATTCAGAAGCGGAAACCGCGCGCAAATTGCCTTCCAACCTGGAAGCTGAGGCCGCGTTTCTCGGGGCTGTTCTGATCGACAACCGCGTGATCGAGGAATTGCAGACACCGATCCGGCCCGACCACTTTTTTGAGCCGCTGCATGAGCGCATCTTTGAGCGTGTCCTGACCCTGATCGAGCGTAACGCGACTGCATCGCCCGTCACTCTGCGCCCCTATTTCGAAGCGGATGAGGCGCTGAAGGAGCTTGGCGGGACGAAATATCTCGCGCAGCTGACCGCCAATGGCGCTGGTCTTCTCGCACCGCGAGAGCTGGCACAGCAGATTTACGATCTGGCGCTGCTCCGCGAACTTGTGAGCGTGGGACGCGGATTGGTAGAGGGGGCGCTCGATACGTCCGAAGAAACCGATCCCATGGACCGGATTTCTCAAGCCGAAGCCGATCTCTTCAAAGTCGCTGAAGGTGCCGCGACAGGCAATGAAGCCTCGACTTTCCGTGACGCTGCGTTGACCGCGATCAAGATGGCCGAAGCGGCGATGAATTCAGGCGGGGGCCTATCGGGAAAAACCACCGGTCTTTCGACCATGGACAGCAAAACCGCCGGTCTGCACGAATCCGATCTTATCATCCTCGCGGGTCGTCCGGGCATGGGAAAAACTTCGCTTGCGACCAACATCGCCTTCAACTGCGCCGAGGCGCATTTGGACTGGGAACGCGACGGCGGCGAATTCAATTACGGTGCACCGGCGGCGTTCTTCAGTCTGGAGATGAGCGCCGACCAGCTGGCGACACGTATTCTCGCCGAACAAGCAGAGATCAGTTCGGAAGCCCTTCGGAGCGGTAAATTGAGCCGCGAAGATTTCCAGAAGCTCAGCTTTGCCAGCCAGCGTCTTTCCGAACTGCCGCTTTATATCGATGACACGCCTGCCCTCACAATTGGCGGTCTGCGCACACGCGCGCGGCGGCTCAAACGGCGGTATGACATCGGATTGATCGTAGTTGATTACCTACAGCTTTTGCAGGGTTCAGGCCGTGCCAATGACAACCGCGTCAATGAAATTTCGGAGATCAGCCGCGGGCTTAAGACGCTCGCCAAAGAGCTGTCAGTGCCGGTGATCGCCCTGTCGCAGCTTTCCCGTGCGGTTGAGCAGCGCGAGGACAAACGCCCGATCCTGTCCGACCTCAGGGAATCGGGTTCCATTGAGCAAGACGCCGATATGGTCTGGTTCGTGTACCGCGACGACTATTATCTTGAGGCCACGCGCCCCGATTTCCCGACCGAAACAAGCCCGCCTGATGCGGTCGAAAAATATCGCGCTTGGGAAGAACAATACGAACAGGTCCGCAACAAGGCCGCAGTCAACGTGGCCAAACAGCGTCATGGCTCAACAGGGATCGTCCCGCTGCACTTCCAGGCCGAGTATACCAAGTTTACCTCGCCGAATATCAAAGATTACTCGGATTGGGGCGAAGGTTAA
- a CDS encoding UPF0262 family protein: MADLPTDSATTFRIAHIALDEETILWRNADVEQERRVAIYDLIEENTFKPVRSSERGANGPYRLNLGVQDGRLVMRISDEGEKELETLLIGLARFRRPIREYFAICDSYYQAIRKATPSEIETIDMARRGIHNNAAELLQERLEGKVETDFATARRLFTLICVLHIKG, from the coding sequence ATGGCCGACCTGCCAACCGATTCCGCGACCACATTTCGCATTGCCCATATCGCCTTGGATGAAGAGACGATTCTGTGGCGCAATGCCGATGTCGAACAGGAACGACGCGTCGCGATTTATGATCTGATCGAAGAAAACACGTTCAAGCCGGTTCGCAGCAGTGAACGCGGTGCAAACGGGCCGTATCGTTTGAACCTTGGCGTGCAAGACGGCCGGCTGGTGATGCGGATCAGCGATGAAGGCGAAAAAGAGCTCGAAACGCTTCTCATCGGGCTTGCCCGCTTTCGCCGGCCAATCCGCGAATACTTCGCCATTTGCGACAGCTATTATCAAGCGATCCGTAAGGCGACACCGTCAGAGATTGAGACGATTGATATGGCCCGGCGCGGCATTCACAACAATGCAGCCGAGCTTTTGCAGGAACGGCTTGAAGGTAAGGTGGAAACCGATTTCGCCACTGCACGGCGGCTGTTTACGCTCATTTGCGTGCTCCACATCAAAGGCTGA
- a CDS encoding glycoside hydrolase family 25 protein — protein MARAKTSGRSRRKKGGMGRWMFRLVALLALVGIVFVAWFWWDMREWRPDEALYPEQGAVIPSEINGINFNTLKAVGGQFAYLELQPASRALDDDFGSRFEQARRSGIDIGIVLQFDPCLRAGLQSKRFTRMVPRSEALLPPAIELDASGKDCAEPVSDAAVESELLTLINQIEMHSGKPVILKLNRDFEAQYGTAQTMGRDLWLMRDRARPDYAGRPWLLWSANSQLVSEASDEPIEWVVVQR, from the coding sequence ATGGCACGTGCCAAAACTTCCGGCCGTTCGAGGCGCAAAAAGGGCGGTATGGGGCGCTGGATGTTCCGCCTCGTCGCGCTTCTTGCTTTGGTCGGCATCGTGTTTGTCGCTTGGTTTTGGTGGGACATGCGCGAATGGCGCCCTGATGAAGCGCTCTATCCCGAGCAAGGCGCAGTGATACCCAGCGAGATCAACGGCATCAATTTTAACACGCTGAAAGCCGTTGGCGGGCAATTTGCCTATCTCGAATTGCAGCCTGCTTCGCGCGCGCTCGATGATGATTTTGGCAGCCGTTTTGAACAAGCGCGGCGGTCGGGCATTGATATCGGGATCGTCCTTCAGTTCGATCCATGTCTCAGAGCTGGCCTTCAATCCAAACGCTTCACGCGGATGGTGCCGCGAAGCGAGGCATTGTTGCCGCCTGCAATTGAGTTGGACGCGAGCGGAAAAGATTGCGCGGAGCCGGTGAGTGACGCAGCAGTTGAAAGCGAATTGCTGACGCTGATCAATCAGATTGAAATGCATTCGGGCAAACCCGTTATTCTGAAATTGAACCGTGATTTTGAAGCGCAATACGGCACGGCGCAAACCATGGGGCGGGACTTGTGGTTGATGCGCGATCGCGCGCGTCCTGACTATGCCGGTCGGCCATGGCTGTTATGGAGTGCCAACAGCCAGCTTGTATCCGAAGCGTCGGATGAACCAATCGAATGGGTGGTGGTGCAAAGATGA
- a CDS encoding cytidine deaminase has protein sequence MSDETLIKAARDAAKHSWSPYSDYAVGAALRFEDGAVITGTNIENASYGLALCAETVAVAKALGEGRRGGLVAVAVVGPSDKGDGAPITPCGRCRQVLNEIAQLGGTDPRVLCVGADEVREVTLSQLLPHAFGPAHLD, from the coding sequence ATGAGCGATGAAACTCTAATCAAGGCAGCGCGCGACGCAGCCAAACATTCATGGTCCCCATATTCCGACTATGCCGTCGGCGCGGCTCTGCGGTTTGAAGACGGCGCGGTGATCACCGGCACCAATATCGAAAATGCGAGCTACGGACTGGCGCTGTGCGCAGAAACTGTCGCGGTGGCCAAAGCGCTTGGCGAGGGGCGTCGCGGGGGTCTTGTTGCAGTCGCTGTGGTCGGCCCATCGGACAAGGGCGATGGCGCGCCGATCACGCCATGTGGCCGCTGCCGCCAAGTCCTCAATGAAATCGCGCAGCTGGGCGGAACAGACCCGCGTGTGCTGTGTGTCGGCGCCGACGAAGTACGCGAAGTGACGCTATCCCAACTGCTTCCACACGCCTTCGGTCCGGCGCATCTGGACTAG
- a CDS encoding DUF4197 domain-containing protein, with the protein MKQQTQWNRRGLLMGAGALGIAGLLPAQAAAQGLDLGLGKGLDLGSILGKATDGALDKLAQPGAFYADEDIRIGLPIVGNLGGRSGGLFGRLMNAGNRLGILGDVTRTINDAAGLAAGEAKPIFRDAINDLSFEDAPGIIKEADGGTQYLRRSSNDRLHSRFEPLVDSALDKLGVYKSFDGLAEKHSFIRDAGLNRASINRSVTDQGLDGIFSYVGKEERAFRKNPVGNLGGALGDLLGK; encoded by the coding sequence ATGAAGCAGCAGACACAATGGAACCGGCGCGGTCTTCTTATGGGCGCAGGGGCGCTTGGGATTGCGGGCTTACTTCCTGCTCAGGCGGCCGCGCAAGGTCTTGATCTGGGGCTCGGCAAAGGGCTCGATCTGGGTTCGATCCTTGGCAAAGCGACCGATGGCGCGCTTGATAAACTGGCGCAGCCGGGCGCTTTCTATGCCGATGAAGACATTCGCATCGGCCTTCCGATTGTCGGCAATCTTGGCGGGCGCAGCGGCGGCCTGTTCGGCAGGCTGATGAACGCTGGAAACCGATTGGGCATTCTCGGAGATGTCACCCGTACCATCAATGATGCAGCCGGACTCGCAGCAGGTGAAGCCAAGCCAATTTTTCGCGATGCGATCAACGATCTCTCATTCGAAGACGCGCCCGGTATCATCAAAGAGGCAGATGGCGGCACCCAATATCTGCGCAGGTCTTCAAACGACCGCTTGCACTCGCGCTTTGAACCACTGGTCGACAGCGCGCTGGACAAACTTGGCGTCTATAAGAGCTTTGACGGACTGGCTGAAAAGCACAGCTTTATCCGCGATGCGGGGCTGAACCGGGCGAGCATCAATCGCTCAGTCACCGATCAAGGGCTCGACGGAATCTTCTCTTATGTCGGCAAAGAAGAGCGCGCATTTCGCAAAAACCCCGTCGGCAATCTTGGCGGAGCATTGGGCGACTTGCTCGGCAAATAG
- a CDS encoding M48 family metalloprotease — protein MTTRVAPLFDAKSAAQVYFDRHAAECAELNCSASDIGVEIAINQIFTPLVVLLVALALHRLGFWRAGYDKLSRWLRWSILSSAAFGAMAMALFVATLLPFKYYIEVWLGKTSGSIITIVSDDPRFAPPTFLQRNFSFFWDQFELVLMLGLVGAIIAPLAFWLFRTRPRTLFAIAGALYLSWVLVPTIDPWAEIFPLAEGELRDDVEQIADRADIAMDRIRTGNKNRLGLGQNEARAEWHDGGTKAIMNEAMLNIMQLNPKAYSPPFKPFTAKEFRAVVGHELAHLKQYHWQWLIGFRAILASVLTALAAWIALRLSSRPFLTGPQGQRHAPTFLALFAATGFAFHFVALPLFNNAIRWQENSADQVALDLARDPDGAAELAYRLARGGPLEHRRWYNTLYRSHPDARTRIERAMRWKVQNEPAVYKASGWSGAVRRRFMGDLEAIEGWSEKTE, from the coding sequence ATGACCACGCGGGTCGCACCGCTATTCGATGCAAAGTCTGCAGCGCAGGTCTATTTTGACCGGCACGCAGCCGAATGCGCCGAGCTGAATTGCAGCGCCTCCGATATCGGTGTCGAAATTGCGATCAACCAGATTTTTACGCCTCTGGTCGTCTTGCTCGTTGCGCTCGCCTTGCACCGGTTGGGTTTCTGGCGAGCGGGCTATGACAAGTTAAGCCGATGGCTGCGCTGGTCGATCCTCTCATCCGCTGCGTTCGGCGCGATGGCCATGGCTTTGTTTGTGGCAACGCTATTGCCATTCAAATACTACATCGAGGTTTGGCTCGGAAAGACAAGCGGAAGCATAATCACCATTGTCAGCGACGATCCTCGCTTTGCGCCGCCCACTTTCTTGCAGCGGAACTTTTCGTTCTTTTGGGATCAGTTTGAACTGGTTTTGATGCTTGGATTAGTCGGAGCAATCATCGCTCCGCTCGCATTTTGGCTTTTTCGAACACGCCCCCGGACGCTGTTTGCCATTGCGGGGGCATTGTATCTGTCGTGGGTGTTGGTGCCGACAATCGATCCATGGGCGGAGATCTTTCCTCTGGCTGAAGGGGAATTGCGGGATGATGTCGAGCAAATTGCCGACCGCGCAGATATTGCCATGGACCGCATCCGGACAGGCAATAAAAATCGCCTTGGATTAGGCCAAAATGAAGCCCGCGCAGAATGGCATGATGGCGGCACCAAAGCGATCATGAACGAGGCAATGCTGAATATCATGCAGCTGAACCCGAAGGCTTATTCTCCGCCATTCAAACCTTTCACGGCCAAAGAATTCCGCGCAGTCGTGGGACATGAACTGGCGCATCTAAAACAGTACCATTGGCAATGGTTGATCGGATTCAGAGCCATTCTTGCATCGGTCTTAACTGCGCTCGCTGCTTGGATTGCCTTGCGCCTCAGCAGCAGGCCATTTCTGACAGGCCCGCAAGGGCAGAGACATGCTCCAACCTTCTTGGCTCTGTTTGCAGCAACGGGTTTCGCTTTCCATTTTGTGGCGCTCCCGCTCTTCAACAATGCGATCCGGTGGCAGGAAAACAGCGCGGATCAGGTAGCGCTTGATCTGGCACGTGACCCCGATGGCGCGGCCGAGCTTGCCTATCGGCTTGCTCGCGGTGGCCCCTTGGAACATCGCAGGTGGTATAACACGCTCTATCGCTCTCACCCCGACGCAAGAACGCGGATCGAACGGGCGATGAGGTGGAAAGTGCAGAATGAACCAGCAGTCTATAAGGCGAGCGGTTGGAGCGGTGCGGTTCGCAGACGCTTTATGGGCGATTTGGAAGCCATCGAAGGCTGGTCAGAGAAAACAGAATAA
- a CDS encoding M14-type cytosolic carboxypeptidase yields the protein MTSTGNSIGIDAAFDSGNIEVLSIDGNTARLAIPKDHMAEFAQWYHFRVTGAAGEELELKITGLSDSAFPGGWPNYDSCVSEDREFWARAASSYDENEDDGTLTIRYTPASNTAWFAYFAPYSMERHHDLVAEAASCEGVELTRLTQTLDGQPLDMLEMGEGDKQVWLYARQHPGETQAEWWMEGALECLTDPTDPVARGLRKHCRLHIVPNCNPDGSSRGHIRTNAVGTNLNREWSEPSAEKSPEVLAIRAKMDETGVDYAMDVHGDEAIPACFLAGYEGIPSWTDDHGEKFYRYQRILDRRTPDFQTKLGYPKAPAGKANLGISTNLVAERYGACAMTLEMPYKDLADFPEPEQGWSPERCKLLARDCLASLLEWLETE from the coding sequence ATGACTTCTACCGGTAATTCAATTGGCATTGATGCCGCTTTCGACAGCGGTAATATCGAAGTGCTCTCAATCGATGGAAACACAGCGCGCCTTGCGATCCCGAAAGATCACATGGCCGAGTTCGCGCAGTGGTATCATTTCCGTGTCACAGGCGCCGCCGGTGAAGAGCTGGAACTGAAGATCACAGGGCTCAGTGACAGCGCATTTCCTGGCGGCTGGCCGAATTACGATTCCTGCGTATCGGAAGACCGCGAATTCTGGGCCCGCGCCGCCAGCTCTTATGACGAGAATGAAGACGACGGCACGCTGACGATCCGTTACACACCCGCTTCAAACACCGCTTGGTTTGCCTACTTCGCACCCTATTCGATGGAGCGTCACCACGATCTCGTCGCTGAGGCCGCGTCCTGCGAAGGCGTTGAGCTGACCCGTCTCACGCAGACGCTTGATGGCCAGCCGCTTGATATGCTGGAGATGGGTGAAGGCGATAAGCAGGTATGGCTTTATGCGCGGCAGCATCCGGGCGAAACGCAGGCCGAATGGTGGATGGAAGGCGCGCTCGAGTGCCTGACTGATCCAACCGATCCGGTCGCACGCGGCCTGCGCAAGCATTGCCGCCTGCACATCGTGCCAAACTGCAACCCCGATGGATCAAGCCGGGGCCACATTCGAACCAATGCAGTTGGTACAAACCTAAACCGCGAATGGTCGGAGCCTAGCGCTGAGAAATCGCCCGAAGTGCTCGCGATCCGCGCCAAGATGGATGAAACCGGCGTTGACTACGCGATGGACGTCCACGGCGATGAGGCGATCCCGGCCTGTTTCCTCGCAGGGTACGAAGGCATCCCAAGCTGGACCGACGATCACGGCGAAAAGTTTTACCGCTATCAGCGCATCCTTGATCGCCGCACGCCGGATTTCCAAACCAAGCTCGGTTATCCCAAAGCACCCGCTGGCAAAGCCAATCTCGGCATCAGCACCAATCTGGTCGCAGAGCGTTATGGCGCCTGCGCGATGACGCTGGAAATGCCGTACAAGGATTTGGCCGACTTCCCGGAACCCGAGCAGGGCTGGTCGCCGGAACGCTGCAAATTGCTGGCCCGCGATTGCCTGGCATCATTGCTGGAATGGCTGGAGACAGAATAA
- a CDS encoding DUF4136 domain-containing protein: MTIIANKTKLALISAAALTLGACAGTYTGPVEVTRFVAEDTSALGKGSIAVAIRSDEGSDSEVLDAIYTRAILAELEQLGYTASLEGEPGQQAFASVSTRFISRGGGNSATGVSIGGRTGTFGTGLGIGLGLALGGGSKDREATTMEVRITSQETGEALWEGRAEIITSVDSKYSVATENARALAAALFSDFPGGNGETVQLSVDQLERTP; the protein is encoded by the coding sequence ATGACCATCATCGCTAACAAGACAAAACTGGCACTCATTTCGGCAGCCGCGCTTACACTCGGCGCGTGTGCAGGAACCTACACTGGTCCGGTAGAAGTGACGCGATTTGTTGCTGAAGACACCAGCGCACTCGGCAAAGGATCGATCGCAGTGGCCATTCGATCGGATGAAGGCAGCGACAGCGAAGTTCTTGATGCGATCTACACAAGGGCGATCCTCGCCGAGCTTGAGCAGCTTGGATACACTGCCAGTCTTGAAGGCGAGCCCGGACAACAGGCATTTGCGAGCGTTTCGACCCGCTTTATCAGTCGCGGAGGCGGCAATTCTGCCACCGGCGTCAGCATTGGCGGGCGGACCGGTACTTTCGGCACGGGACTGGGCATCGGCTTGGGTCTAGCGCTGGGCGGCGGAAGCAAGGACCGCGAAGCGACCACAATGGAAGTCCGCATCACTTCGCAGGAAACTGGTGAAGCCTTGTGGGAAGGCCGCGCCGAAATCATCACAAGCGTCGATTCCAAATACAGTGTCGCGACCGAAAATGCCCGCGCGCTGGCCGCCGCCCTTTTTAGCGATTTCCCCGGTGGCAATGGTGAGACTGTGCAGCTATCGGTCGACCAGCTTGAAAGGACACCATGA
- the galE gene encoding UDP-glucose 4-epimerase GalE: MSEATIQSGKPCVLVTGGAGYIGSHAVLALKDAGWSVAVIDNFTTGFRFAVPDDVPLYEGDIEDGALVAKIIAEQSIGAIMHFAGSIVVPESVSDPLKYYHNNTVKSRALIEAAVKAEVPHFIFSSTAATYGTPEVSPVTEETPRVPINPYGWSKLMTEQMLGDTAAAHPMNYCALRYFNVAGADPRARTGQSTAGATHLIKVAVEAALGKREHVGVFGTDFDTPDGTGVRDYIHVSDLAAAHVLALDALIEQPDRSLTMNCGYGRGFSVLEVLDAVDRVTNMKIDRRFEGRRAGDSASLVSDPARIRATLPWEPKHADLDEIIGHALAWERKLTEIRGNG, encoded by the coding sequence ATGTCTGAAGCAACAATTCAATCAGGTAAACCTTGCGTCCTCGTTACCGGAGGCGCGGGTTATATTGGCAGTCATGCGGTTCTTGCCTTAAAAGACGCCGGGTGGTCGGTCGCCGTGATCGACAATTTCACAACCGGTTTCCGGTTCGCGGTGCCAGATGATGTGCCGCTTTACGAAGGCGATATTGAGGATGGCGCGCTGGTCGCGAAAATCATCGCGGAACAAAGCATCGGCGCTATCATGCACTTCGCAGGTTCTATCGTGGTTCCTGAAAGCGTCTCCGACCCGCTGAAATATTATCACAACAACACGGTGAAGAGCCGCGCCTTGATCGAAGCGGCGGTGAAGGCGGAGGTTCCGCACTTCATCTTCTCTTCGACTGCGGCGACTTATGGCACGCCGGAAGTTTCTCCAGTGACCGAGGAAACACCGCGTGTTCCGATCAATCCGTATGGCTGGTCAAAACTGATGACCGAGCAGATGTTGGGTGACACCGCGGCGGCGCATCCGATGAATTACTGCGCGCTGCGATATTTCAATGTGGCGGGAGCTGATCCGCGCGCGCGCACCGGTCAATCGACGGCTGGGGCAACGCATTTGATCAAGGTCGCGGTTGAGGCGGCATTGGGCAAGCGTGAGCATGTCGGTGTGTTCGGGACAGATTTTGACACGCCGGATGGGACGGGTGTGCGCGACTATATTCATGTCAGCGATCTGGCGGCTGCACATGTGCTTGCTCTTGATGCCCTCATTGAGCAGCCTGATCGTTCTTTGACGATGAATTGCGGTTATGGCCGAGGCTTCTCTGTACTGGAAGTGCTGGATGCCGTAGACCGTGTGACGAACATGAAAATTGATCGCCGGTTCGAGGGGCGCCGTGCTGGCGATTCTGCATCCCTTGTGTCCGATCCGGCACGCATTCGCGCGACGCTGCCTTGGGAGCCAAAGCATGCCGATCTTGACGAGATTATCGGCCATGCTCTCGCGTGGGAGCGCAAACTGACCGAAATTCGCGGGAATGGTTGA
- the ykgO gene encoding type B 50S ribosomal protein L36 → MKIRNSLKSLKNRHRDCRVIRRRGRTYVINKTNRRFKARQG, encoded by the coding sequence ATGAAGATCCGCAACAGCCTTAAGTCGCTGAAAAACCGTCACCGTGACTGCCGTGTTATCCGCCGTCGCGGTCGCACCTATGTCATCAACAAGACCAACCGTCGCTTCAAAGCCCGTCAGGGCTAA
- a CDS encoding HAD-IA family hydrolase, translating to MQKAAVFDVGRVLYNWNLRHLFEKLIADPEELDWFLSNVITEGWHFQHDRGEALDVMVPARIAEFPQYEALILAYRSRFNETIPGPVKGTHALVERLAAKGAPLYCLTNFGEEFWEGFRPSKPIFDRFVDIVVSGTEQVAKPDPRIYEITEERTGRTGAQLFFTDDSAANVEAARARGWDAHLFTDAAALEKQLIASGLL from the coding sequence ATGCAAAAAGCGGCGGTATTTGATGTTGGCCGGGTTCTCTACAATTGGAACCTGCGTCACCTCTTCGAAAAACTGATCGCAGACCCAGAGGAGCTCGATTGGTTCCTTTCGAATGTCATTACCGAAGGTTGGCATTTCCAACACGATCGCGGCGAAGCGCTCGATGTGATGGTTCCAGCGCGTATCGCTGAATTCCCACAATATGAGGCGCTGATCCTAGCTTACCGTTCGCGCTTTAACGAAACCATTCCCGGCCCTGTTAAGGGAACCCACGCTTTGGTCGAACGTCTCGCGGCGAAAGGCGCCCCGCTTTATTGTCTAACCAATTTCGGGGAAGAGTTCTGGGAGGGGTTCCGCCCAAGCAAGCCAATCTTTGATCGCTTCGTAGATATCGTGGTGTCCGGCACCGAGCAAGTCGCGAAACCCGATCCGCGCATCTATGAAATCACAGAGGAACGCACCGGGCGGACAGGCGCGCAGTTGTTTTTCACTGATGACAGCGCAGCAAATGTCGAAGCAGCACGCGCCCGTGGCTGGGACGCTCATCTGTTCACGGATGCAGCGGCGCTTGAGAAACAGCTGATAGCGTCCGGCCTGTTGTAG
- a CDS encoding helix-turn-helix domain-containing protein, giving the protein MGDLREPLRELIDCGLPQALEVMGERWSFMILRASFNGLKHFEEFLTELGIARNILSNRLAKLVEHGILKREPCADDRRKIEYRLTEKGFDLLPAMVALRQWGQKYGSDFVNEDPVLVDERDRLPVGPVSMLAHDGRILSHQDLWLTKREDLGKRADGTVATAGDALGTGDIVDIEAAKKRAAG; this is encoded by the coding sequence ATGGGCGATTTAAGAGAACCACTGCGCGAGTTGATTGATTGCGGTCTGCCGCAAGCGCTTGAAGTTATGGGCGAACGCTGGTCGTTTATGATTCTGCGCGCGAGCTTTAACGGGCTGAAGCATTTCGAGGAGTTCCTCACCGAGCTCGGCATTGCGCGCAATATTCTCTCCAATCGCCTCGCCAAATTGGTTGAGCATGGCATCCTCAAGCGGGAACCATGCGCGGATGATCGCCGGAAGATCGAATACCGTCTGACCGAAAAGGGTTTCGATCTTTTGCCTGCGATGGTGGCTCTGCGTCAGTGGGGTCAGAAATATGGCAGCGATTTTGTCAACGAAGATCCTGTGCTCGTAGATGAGCGCGATCGCCTGCCAGTCGGCCCTGTTTCAATGCTCGCGCATGATGGCCGTATTCTAAGCCACCAAGACCTTTGGCTGACAAAGCGCGAAGATTTGGGCAAGCGCGCGGACGGAACTGTGGCTACAGCGGGCGATGCACTTGGCACCGGCGATATTGTTGATATCGAAGCGGCTAAGAAACGGGCGGCTGGCTAA